The following nucleotide sequence is from Corylus avellana chromosome ca7, CavTom2PMs-1.0.
GTAAAATTCGGGCCTGCCAGCCTGATGCATCTATCTTAATGGGTTGGCCATAACGATCCAAACCTGCAACCTCAACATCGAGATACCGCTCTACCACTGCCCTGAATCCATCAACACTGCATGTCCCAATACAAGAAGATCACCAATCATAGGTGATGAAATCTCATCAATATCATGGTTGAGCTACAAATGGAAGTTCAACAGTACAACAAGACATACATTTTaaatgtgtagcatttcttatAATTCGTCAATTCAAAATGTCAACTTACAACACAATAGAACTACAATGTTGTAACAAAATTTTGAgtattattcatccaaaaaaatagATTTGTGTACCAAAAACTCATTAAAGGCATGCTGGATCCTATCATGTTATAAACTAATTGACACTAGGACAGTCATTCTTGTACTGACAAAGGACtatcacatctttttttttttttttttttataagcaagaGAACTTCATTAAAACACAAAAGGGTGGATCCAAGTACAcatgaaatatacaagagaaacacctaaccataaaaggaaaaaagattaaaaaaaaaatcataaaaacatGAAATATGAAAACACTCATAAGCAACCATCCATGGGTATAGGGAATGGAAGAAGAAGGCCTTTAATTCCACCATTGTCCTCTCACCATTTGGTatagggtattgatgtagcgtttttggagagaaagaaatgatccATGGGCAGGAAGGACTACCACATTAAGTGCACCTTTCATTACTAAATTTTCAAATAGCCTTAACAAGGAGTACCGCTCCACCATTTTTCACTACCCAGATGGTAAGCAGAAGCTGAAATTTCTCCATGCAACCAAGGGGCATTGGACACGGCAAGGAAATGAATCTGGAGCATGTAGAAAGCAGCCAGTGGGGGCAAAAGCTCATATCAAGATAGATGCAGGAAAACAGTCTTACTCaagaaattatagaaaataataCATACCCCATTCAGCTAAGAGAGAATACTAGTACAGGAAGGACCAACATCATTTCTCTGTAATATCTGACTACCCCGTAAGTTACTTCCATAAGAGAGGAGTTTAAATAGTCATTTTCAGCAAAGGGAGCAATATTTTTGCTCATACACAAGCATTgagtttattttcaatttagcTTAGTAATAGAAGAAACATTTAGCTGTTCTACATGATAGGTGTTGTCTTGCTCCTGGaggaatgctacacttacttccatttctttacataattttttcacacctataggtggcttttaaaactaccattggatcaaaatccaataaagatcCATCTCATATCCAATGGTGGATTTAAAAGCCACTTATGggtgtgaaaaaattgtgtaaaaaagtAGGAGTAAGTTTATCATTATTCCTTGCTCCTAAGCTCCTCTTCAATCTTATAAATGTGATgcaaatttcatacaaattttcGGTGGGTAAGCTTCACTCAAGCATTAGACATTAAGGTTGAGTTAAATCTGATGACTTCACCTACCTACTCAAACCCACGTTTTGAAAGTTCTCTTGGTTTACCAATCAAATGTAATCATACAAATAACCATTCGAGGGATAGGCCTCCCATTAATATTAGGGCAAACAACTGCTTGAAAACTATATATTAAGTATTATCCCAGAGATTTCAGTGCTCAATACTCCttaattttgcaaatcatcCTACAAAGCCAACTTCTTCCATCTCACTCAAGTCCATCCATTCAATTTCCatccttatgcttttaataatcTATCGACGATTacgtatcaaaaaaaaaaaaatcacgtgaaAGGTAAATCAGTCTTTAGAAAATTGAACCTTTGAGGAAACGTCATAGATGCAAATGGTGAAACAAGATTGGTCATAGGATCTCATGAGATGATGTTGCCATCACATGTGTTGAGGCCAAAGGTGGGACCACCTCGTGTacctaggggtgaaaaggcaggCGGTTATTAACTGTCTGCTAGCCTCTAACTGCTAACTgcactaaccactaaccacttttgaaggcggttaggAAAAGCCGCTAACCGtctaggcggttacggttaacggTTTCAGGTGTTTTCAAAACCGCTAAcggcctatatatatagaaacgaTGTCGTATATAGTAGGGAATTATCGTATTACCCCTACGTGTACCCACCCTAGAAGGATAAACTCTGGACCCATGTAATGCACGGTATGCACCCACACCACATGAATCGTTTTAGTTTGGCTTTCGCCAGGGGTGTGGCTCCAAGGAGTTGTTTGCACCCCTTGTGGTTAAAAAAACTACCTAATTTTTGGATAgttacatgtgttttttttttttggatatgcTCTGATTTAGATTTAGATCCTTCAAAGAGGCACTGTTGGACAAGTTAAAACATTAGACTACAGCATGTACAAATGACAAATATTCAATTAATCACGATGTTACAGGAAAAGGCAATCAATGTACTAAAGCTTGTAATCTAGTTCCCATCTCACACATCACACAATGAGTTCAACAAAGTTAAAAACAACAAAGGGTCGTAGAAAAACAGACAACTATGCTAtggacttaaaaagaaaagaaaagaaaaaaaagaaacaaaaacaccaTACAAATTACTCCTAAGTGTTTGTATTTTACCTCAGGCACCCTTCGAAAAATACAGCAGTCCGGTTGCTCTTCTTCTTAAGCTTTGGGTTTAAAATGACCTGCCTCGAAAGAACTAATAAATTGTAATTGTCAAGTGAAAGTTCTTGGATGCTACAAATATCAGTATCATTTGAATTTTAACATTGCCTGTAGAATCACATACCAGAAGATCAAAAGGTCGTCTATCTTGTGCTTTAGTCACTTCCTTGGGTGCATAACTAATATATTCTTTTGTATCTTCTAAAACTATTATCTGCAGAAATAAAATGATAGGATAGTCAACAAGGAGGATACCCACTCTCCCTCAATGTCGGTTTTGCCGGGATGCACGGTAATATAAAAAGAGTTGAATTCAAATTACAATCTTCACTGCAGCAATTAACAACAAAATGTGGTCACTGGATGGGTTCCCCAATTTAGATTCATGTATAAATATGTCAACAGAAAGAAAAGGGTAATCATTGAAACAATAAGATGATACTTCTACTTGAGATCAAGATGCGAGACAAGTAAAATGGGGTACAACTGCAAGACTAattcctttatctccattttatttcttaCATTGTCATATGAGACCTTGAAAGATGTTAATCCTGAATTTTCCTTCCTATGCGGTAAATTCCAGTGcgtgaaaaaagaagaagcaggcAAATGACCAAGTCTAAAAAAAGTGCAATCTTATCCACCATTGTAGCTTGAAGTTAGCCATTACCAATACATACACTCTCTCATTACTCAAAGCAATATGCTCAATATTTAGCTTCAACATCAGCCAAAGACACAGTACGGATCACCATACTCCCATATAGTTATTGGTAgcataatttgtaatttaaaacgACGCCTGAGAAAACCAAAATGTCCACCCAACTGAACTCGATaccaaaacaaacacaacaattATGAAACCCATATTTGCCACACTTCatgttttcctttcttttcacgCACTTCCTCAGTAACCAAgcagaaaataagaaatttacaaggaaaaaaagaaacaaaaattgaaactgacccattaaagaaaataaaaaataaaatttaaaactgacCCTTAAGGGGATTCCAATCTGAGGAGCAGCGAGGCCAACCCCAGGAGCCTTCCTCATAACCTTAACCATGTCATCAATTATGTTCTGGATGCGGTCCGACCCAATTTCTCCAACTTCAACTTCGCGGGCCGGTTCATGAAGAACCGGGTCACCCGCCTTCACGATATCGGGCAAGCTcaccttcttcttttctcctagACCCAGAAGCCACCCTGCTCTGGCAACGGAAGTCGATTCCGAACTGTACGGTTTCCAGGCGGTGAAAGTGGGATTAAAGGGCCGTTTAGGGTTGGGAGATCCGGGTACCGAAATGTGCATTCTGGTTTTCCGAAATATCGGGGTGGTCGTGGCGGGTTTAAGGCATTTATCTGCGAGGAATATCGGGCGGAGACGGAGTGAGTATCGGTGGAGTGTCTCCATGGCCGTTTCCTTATTTTGATTACTTTCTTCTGAGATAAAACTTGTTCCATCAGGGGTGTAACTTGTAAGGCCCAAAGGCAGAAAAGTTACGATTCTGCCACTAGGTACTACTAGGTTGTCTGTGTGTGTGTCTCTGTGGGTGGGTTAAGGTTGGGCTCGGCCTTGAGTTTTGTTCTGGCCCTGGACTTGGTAATAGGGGTGAGCGACTCAATTATCTTTTCTAATTAGccattgttaaaaataaaaaataaaaaaaatttatcccaCATTTCTTAGATAGTAGTTTCAAGAGTTACTTTGAATTGTAACGTCAGCATCGTGGGATAAAAATGTTGTATAtgacattattaaaaaaaataaaaatctagtaATTGTTAGATCTTGCCACATTAGCTTTGTGAAATATTTGTTGAATGTTTGCTTGGTATCATGGTATATGCAACGTTACTCTAGATACAAACTACTAAAAAGCTATAATGATCGTggaattttaaattataatcaaTACTAACTTAACATAAATAATGCATGTTAAACTCATCATCCATCCCAGGACCCAAGTTTCTTAGATTGGTCATGACGTTGTCATAAGTGCTCGATAAGATCTAATTGGAATTGAGAATAAGTTTTTCGGTTTCTAATGCAATG
It contains:
- the LOC132187014 gene encoding peptide deformylase 1A, chloroplastic/mitochondrial — translated: METLHRYSLRLRPIFLADKCLKPATTTPIFRKTRMHISVPGSPNPKRPFNPTFTAWKPYSSESTSVARAGWLLGLGEKKKVSLPDIVKAGDPVLHEPAREVEVGEIGSDRIQNIIDDMVKVMRKAPGVGLAAPQIGIPLRIIVLEDTKEYISYAPKEVTKAQDRRPFDLLVILNPKLKKKSNRTAVFFEGCLSVDGFRAVVERYLDVEVAGLDRYGQPIKIDASGWQARILQHECDHLDGTIYVDKMLPKTFRTVENLDLPLAEGCPKLGVC